In Topomyia yanbarensis strain Yona2022 chromosome 2, ASM3024719v1, whole genome shotgun sequence, one DNA window encodes the following:
- the LOC131681216 gene encoding apolipoprotein D-like → MVNLKCTVLVVLLGLFSVVTVVQAQIPALGACPLHCPIAKFNRSRFLGTWYEVERYFTVSEVATKCVSATYELQSDGKIVVKNALTNSFNNVERIISGILAPPGRAGDGHYTILYQSFSINYNATVLVLGTDYVSYAVLYSCSNIGPVGHTVSAWLMTRDRVPQANVMFRAYEVLNKYGISRTFFVKTNQVDCIIVPDPLDATRKSTAPHGGEYLAATRQSNLDELTQLRKEIFAMPNVDLQPYYVDEKNEK, encoded by the exons ATGGTGAATCTAAAGTGTACAGTGCTGGTCGTTTTGTTGGGACTGTTTTCGGTGGTGACAGTTGTGCAGGCACAGATTCCTGCTTTAGGAGCGTGTCCACTTCATTGTCCGATAGCAAAATTCAACCGATCCCGATTCTTGGGAACGTGGTACGAAGTGGAGCGGTACTTTACGGTGAGCGAAGTGGCTACGAAGTGTGTTTCCGCAACCTACGAGTTGCAGTCGGATGGAAAAATCGTTGTTAAAAATGCGCTTACCAATTCTTT CAACAACGTAGAGCGAATCATTTCCGGAATTTTGGCTCCTCCAGGACGAGCAGGTGACGGCCATTACACGATACTTTATCAGTCATTTTCGATTAACTACAATGCCACCGTTTTGGTACTGGGAACTGATTACGTTAGTTACGCTGTACTCTATTCCTGCAGTAACATCGGTCCCGTTGGACATACCG ttTCAGCATGGCTGATGACCCGCGATCGTGTACCTCAGGCTAATGTCATGTTCCGTGCTTACGAAGTACTGAATAAGTATGGCATCAGTCGTACGTTCTTCGTCAAAACCAATCAGGTGGACTGTATCATCGTGCCAGACCCGCTGGACGCAACTCGCAAAAGCACAGCCCCACATGGTGGAGAATATTTGGCAGCTACTCGGCAGAGCAATCTGGATGAATTAACTCAACTGCGGAAGGAAATTTTCGCAATGCCGAACGTTGATTTGCAACCATATTATGTtgacgaaaaaaatgaaaagtga
- the LOC131681217 gene encoding apolipoprotein D-like gives MINPKWQVLIGVLGLGLVSYVQCQIPGLGGCPDYSPIAKFNRSRFLGTWYEVERYFTVSEVATKCVSATYELQPDGKIHVRNALTNRFNNVERIISGVMEPPGKSKNGKYTVRYSSFPYNYNASFMVLDTDYDSFAVIYSCSSIGPVGHTVSAWLLARERLPAGPILQRAYGVLDKYRINRTFFVKTNQEDCIIRAPPEPAIDPTEPSTLTRHGDQEDESINTEEELNQLRNDIFATSGQDVQAEPIVNDED, from the exons ATGATCAATCCCAAGTGGCAAGTGTTGATCGGTGTGTTAGGACTTGGACTAGTGAGTTATGTGCAGTGTCAAATTCCTGGACTAGGTGGCTGCCCGGATTACAGTCCCATCGCAAAGTTCAATCGATCAAGATTTCTGGGAACTTGGTACGAAGTGGAGCGGTACTTTACCGTCAGCGAAGTCGCCACCAAGTGTGTTTCGGCTACCTATGAACTGCAGCCGGACGGGAAGATCCACGTTCGGAATGCGCTGACTAATCGATT CAACAATGTGGAACGCATAATTTCTGGTGTGATGGAACCCCCTGGCAAATCAAAGAATGGAAAATACACCGTCCGATATTCGTCGTTCCCGTACAATTACAATGCGTCCTTCATGGTTCTGGACACCGACTACGATAGCTTCGCGGTTATTTATTCCTGCAGTTCCATTGGTCCTGTGGGTCACACCG TCTCCGCCTGGTTACTGGCACGAGAACGTCTACCGGCCGGTCCAATTTTGCAACGCGCCTACGGAGTGCTAGATAAATACCGCATTAATCGTACCTTTTTCGTTAAAACCAACCAAGAGGACTGCATTATTCGCGCACCCCCAGAGCCAGCTATAGACCCAACGGAGCCGAGCACGCTGACGCGCCATGGAGACCAGGAAGATGAGAGTATCAACACGGAGGAGGAACTGAATCAACTGAGGAATGATATCTTTGCGACATCCGGTCAAGACGTACAGGCTGAGCCGATCGTGAATGATGAAGATTAA